One genomic window of Halovivax cerinus includes the following:
- the msrA gene encoding peptide-methionine (S)-S-oxide reductase MsrA, which produces MEHATFGGGCFWCIEGAFEQLAGVESVTSGYAGGHTADPTYEDVCSGQTGHAEVVQVAYDSDVIGYEDLLEVFFTVHDPTQLNRQGPDVGTQYRSIVLAHDEHQESLVRAFVDELDDQGVYDEPVVTEIDQLSTFYEAEAHHQNYFEKNPNDAYCRMHAAPKLETVREQFADRVETEPNP; this is translated from the coding sequence ATGGAACACGCAACGTTCGGCGGCGGCTGTTTCTGGTGTATCGAGGGCGCGTTCGAACAGCTCGCGGGCGTCGAGTCGGTCACATCGGGTTACGCAGGGGGTCACACCGCAGACCCGACGTACGAGGACGTGTGCAGCGGTCAGACCGGGCACGCCGAAGTCGTCCAGGTCGCGTACGATTCCGACGTCATCGGGTACGAGGACCTCCTCGAGGTTTTCTTCACGGTCCACGATCCGACCCAACTGAACCGGCAGGGACCCGACGTGGGAACGCAGTATCGGTCGATCGTCCTCGCACACGACGAGCACCAGGAGTCGCTGGTGCGAGCATTCGTCGACGAACTCGACGACCAGGGCGTCTACGACGAGCCGGTGGTCACCGAGATCGACCAGCTTTCGACGTTCTACGAGGCCGAAGCGCATCACCAGAACTACTTCGAGAAGAACCCAAACGACGCGTACTGTCGAATGCACGCGGCACCGAAACTGGAGACAGTCCGTGAGCAGTTCGCCGATCGCGTCGAAACCGAGCCCAACCCGTAA
- a CDS encoding 2,5-diamino-6-(ribosylamino)-4(3H)-pyrimidinone 5'-phosphate reductase — MHVVVNAAMSADGKLSTRERTQIVISGEADFDRVDRLRADSDAIVVGVGTVLADDPSLTVTADALRDTRIESDRPANPARVVADSRARTPVDASVLDDAAETYVLVSEAAPVDRRSALADRGATLITAGADRVDLLRAFAALQEAGFRDVMVEGGGELIFSLFDAGLVDELITYVGSTVFGGRDAPTLADGEGFVTGFPSLSLSSVERLDDGVVLSWTVDR; from the coding sequence ATGCACGTGGTCGTCAACGCGGCGATGAGCGCGGACGGGAAGCTCTCGACGCGCGAGCGAACGCAGATCGTGATCAGCGGCGAGGCGGACTTCGATCGCGTCGATCGGCTCCGAGCCGACAGCGACGCCATCGTCGTCGGCGTCGGAACGGTGCTGGCAGACGATCCGAGCCTCACTGTCACGGCAGACGCGCTTCGCGACACCCGCATCGAATCCGATCGACCGGCGAACCCGGCGCGCGTCGTCGCCGATTCGCGGGCGCGGACTCCTGTTGACGCGTCCGTCCTCGACGACGCGGCCGAGACGTACGTACTCGTGAGCGAGGCCGCGCCGGTGGACCGGCGGTCGGCGTTGGCAGACCGCGGCGCGACACTGATCACGGCCGGTGCGGATCGTGTGGACCTCCTACGCGCGTTCGCTGCCCTGCAGGAGGCCGGTTTTCGGGACGTGATGGTCGAAGGGGGCGGTGAACTCATCTTCTCGCTGTTCGATGCGGGCCTCGTGGACGAGCTGATCACGTACGTCGGTTCCACGGTGTTCGGCGGACGCGACGCACCGACGCTGGCCGACGGCGAGGGATTCGTCACCGGCTTTCCCTCGTTATCATTGTCGTCGGTCGAGCGACTCGACGACGGCGTCGTCCTCTCTTGGACGGTGGATCGGTGA
- a CDS encoding cyclase family protein has translation MVTYDLSQQIRDGMPVYPGDPTSTVRPLATVPDDGYRVTGLELDSHTGTHVDAPAHMLETGRSIDEYDPATFRFAALVADLAPLASRASITAEQLRRAVAPCSLDGVDLLVIRTGWDDHWGSDRYFDHPSLTADAAAQIVDWGCHVGVDAPSVDPTPTDRAGADDPDGYPAHQILFEADRLIVENLRGLDRLPTGESFVVHAYPLPIARGDGAPVRAVASV, from the coding sequence ATGGTGACGTACGATCTCTCACAGCAGATCCGAGACGGCATGCCGGTCTATCCGGGCGACCCGACGTCGACGGTTCGACCGCTCGCGACCGTCCCCGACGACGGCTACCGGGTGACGGGCCTGGAACTCGATAGTCACACGGGCACACACGTCGACGCCCCTGCACACATGCTCGAGACAGGCCGATCGATCGACGAGTACGACCCCGCGACGTTCCGGTTCGCTGCCCTCGTGGCCGATCTGGCGCCGCTCGCCTCCCGGGCGTCCATCACGGCGGAACAGCTCCGTCGGGCGGTGGCGCCCTGCTCTCTCGACGGGGTCGATCTGCTCGTGATCCGCACCGGCTGGGACGACCACTGGGGCTCGGACCGCTACTTCGACCATCCGTCTCTCACGGCCGACGCGGCCGCACAGATCGTTGACTGGGGCTGTCACGTTGGGGTCGACGCGCCGAGTGTCGACCCGACGCCGACGGACCGCGCGGGTGCGGACGATCCGGACGGGTATCCGGCTCACCAGATCCTGTTCGAGGCTGACCGCCTGATCGTCGAGAACCTCCGTGGTCTCGATCGACTTCCGACTGGGGAGTCGTTCGTCGTTCACGCCTACCCCCTTCCGATTGCACGCGGCGACGGCGCGCCGGTTCGGGCGGTCGCGTCCGTCTAA
- a CDS encoding metallophosphoesterase, whose amino-acid sequence MHAIEPVPDEPAAIGTVDDERALFVADYHAGVEAALRYERGVQVPSRADERRERLCRLVDETGVDRLVVLGDLMHSIGDPGGAERGELEVLFESLPPIPVTLVKGNHDGAIETWLGETIAESSRGPPAAASTGVIELDVLDGEGGRLGDIGVCHGHSWPAAPALEADVLCLGHEHPCVRLEDEVGGSRVEPVWFRGTLDRRWAARRSPHVDAGTDAPSDTGRSTDDGVSPNASSSDSSGGVVGREPDPIPFVAFPAFNDLVGGTWINVEGQSFLSPVLPGGLETGEAYLLDGTRLGPYHSI is encoded by the coding sequence ATGCACGCGATCGAGCCGGTCCCGGACGAACCGGCGGCGATCGGGACGGTCGACGACGAGCGAGCGCTGTTCGTCGCCGATTACCACGCCGGTGTCGAGGCCGCGCTCCGATACGAACGCGGCGTCCAGGTGCCAAGTCGAGCCGACGAGCGCCGGGAGCGACTCTGCAGACTCGTCGACGAGACCGGTGTCGACCGCCTGGTCGTCCTCGGTGACCTGATGCACTCGATCGGCGACCCTGGGGGTGCAGAGCGCGGAGAACTGGAGGTGCTCTTCGAGTCGCTGCCGCCGATTCCGGTCACGCTCGTGAAAGGGAACCACGACGGCGCGATCGAGACGTGGCTGGGCGAGACGATCGCCGAATCGAGTCGCGGTCCACCCGCTGCCGCTTCGACCGGAGTGATTGAACTCGACGTACTGGACGGTGAAGGTGGACGGCTCGGCGATATCGGTGTCTGTCACGGCCACAGCTGGCCAGCCGCACCAGCACTGGAAGCCGACGTCCTCTGTCTGGGCCACGAGCACCCCTGCGTCAGGCTCGAAGACGAGGTCGGCGGCAGCCGGGTCGAACCGGTCTGGTTCCGGGGCACGCTCGACCGGAGATGGGCTGCTCGGCGATCGCCACACGTCGACGCAGGGACCGATGCTCCGTCGGATACCGGTCGATCGACCGACGACGGGGTGAGCCCAAACGCGTCGTCGAGCGACTCGTCCGGAGGTGTCGTCGGCCGGGAACCCGATCCGATCCCCTTCGTCGCCTTCCCGGCGTTCAACGACCTCGTCGGCGGCACCTGGATCAACGTCGAGGGGCAGTCGTTCCTCTCACCCGTGCTCCCGGGCGGGCTCGAAACCGGCGAGGCGTACCTGCTCGACGGCACCCGCCTGGGTCCGTACCACTCCATCTAG
- a CDS encoding AzlD family protein yields MSEYVAWAPGIGLDPFVVAVILAMAAATVATKVGGLWFLSQVDVSERVEAGLSALPGAIVVSILGPELVESGPPEWAAAGVVAFVAWRTNRLLVALAAGLVAVVGFRALL; encoded by the coding sequence ATGAGTGAGTACGTCGCGTGGGCCCCCGGAATCGGCCTGGATCCGTTCGTCGTCGCTGTGATCCTGGCGATGGCCGCCGCCACGGTCGCGACGAAGGTCGGTGGACTCTGGTTCCTGAGTCAGGTCGACGTGAGTGAACGCGTGGAGGCAGGCCTTTCGGCTCTCCCCGGAGCGATCGTCGTCTCGATCCTCGGCCCGGAACTGGTAGAGAGCGGGCCGCCCGAGTGGGCCGCTGCTGGCGTCGTCGCGTTCGTCGCCTGGCGAACGAATCGACTGCTCGTCGCCCTGGCCGCCGGACTCGTCGCCGTCGTCGGATTCAGGGCGCTGCTGTGA
- a CDS encoding Single-stranded DNA binding protein — protein sequence MDLDSHAEELASALGVDNEEVKVDLQNLVEYSVPIDEAKQSLRRKYGDGSADAGGPTTKSIGEITPDTGNVSVTAVVLTAGERSIRYQGDDHVIVEGELADETGRIDYTAWEDFGLEPGETITVGNAGVREWDGEPELNLGEHAAISVTDESLDVPYEIGGEATLAELETGDRARSVEVVVVECETRTIDGRDGETEILSGVFGDESGRLPFTCWDPRPEIETDATVRAENVYVREFRGVPEVNVSRFSTVETLDRAIEVGTDAPSLGIGQAVDSGGIYDVELTGNVIEVRDGSGLIQRCPECRRVVQKGQCRTHGDVDGEDDLRVKAILDDGTGTVTAVLDDELTEEIYGGDLDDAREAAREAMDQEVVADRIRERIVGRAYRVRGHLSVDEYGANLDANSFDEVAEDPADRASAFLAEVNA from the coding sequence ATGGATCTCGACAGCCACGCCGAGGAACTCGCCTCCGCCCTCGGTGTCGACAACGAGGAGGTCAAAGTCGACTTGCAGAATCTGGTGGAGTACAGCGTCCCCATCGACGAGGCCAAACAGAGTCTGCGCCGAAAGTACGGCGACGGCTCCGCCGACGCTGGCGGCCCGACAACGAAGTCGATCGGCGAGATCACGCCCGACACCGGGAACGTCAGCGTGACCGCCGTCGTTCTCACTGCGGGCGAACGGTCGATTCGCTACCAGGGAGACGACCACGTCATCGTCGAGGGCGAACTCGCCGACGAGACGGGACGCATCGACTACACCGCCTGGGAGGACTTCGGCCTCGAACCGGGAGAGACGATCACCGTCGGGAACGCTGGCGTCCGGGAGTGGGACGGTGAACCCGAACTCAACCTCGGCGAACACGCCGCGATCTCGGTCACCGATGAATCGCTCGATGTTCCGTACGAGATTGGCGGCGAGGCCACGCTCGCCGAACTCGAGACCGGCGATCGTGCCAGATCGGTCGAGGTCGTGGTCGTCGAGTGCGAGACGCGGACCATCGATGGACGTGACGGTGAGACGGAGATTCTAAGCGGCGTGTTCGGCGACGAGAGTGGCCGTCTTCCCTTCACCTGCTGGGATCCCAGGCCGGAGATCGAGACGGACGCCACCGTCCGCGCAGAAAACGTGTACGTCCGTGAGTTCCGAGGCGTCCCCGAGGTCAACGTCTCACGATTCTCGACCGTCGAGACGCTCGATAGAGCGATCGAGGTCGGGACCGACGCTCCGTCGCTCGGTATCGGGCAAGCGGTCGACAGTGGCGGTATCTACGACGTGGAACTGACGGGCAACGTCATCGAGGTGCGCGACGGCTCCGGACTCATCCAGCGCTGTCCGGAGTGTCGCCGGGTCGTACAGAAGGGCCAGTGTCGCACTCACGGCGACGTCGACGGCGAGGACGACCTCAGGGTCAAGGCGATCCTCGACGACGGGACGGGAACCGTGACAGCCGTCCTCGACGACGAACTCACCGAGGAGATCTACGGCGGCGACCTGGACGACGCCCGCGAGGCCGCACGGGAGGCGATGGATCAGGAAGTCGTCGCGGATCGTATCCGCGAGCGGATCGTCGGCCGCGCGTACCGGGTTCGCGGGCACCTCTCGGTCGACGAGTACGGTGCCAACCTTGACGCCAATTCGTTCGACGAAGTCGCCGAGGATCCGGCCGACCGTGCGAGCGCGTTCCTCGCGGAGGTGAACGCGTGA
- a CDS encoding HD domain-containing protein, whose product MGEKLAPESTESSDVRSIARTYFADAPPAHDWLHVRRVERLAEQLAAGRDDVDDSVLRYAVWLHDVGRQREDAGAIDDHANWGAREAESILESIGLDRETIDAVAHCIRAHRFSNDVEPRSPEARILCDADNLDAIGAVGIARVFSHGGSNGFPMHGIEPSTDGNDKSAGAPSRTHFTEKILTLSDRMYTDAGRDLAAERHAFCERFLERFDRESTGAV is encoded by the coding sequence ATGGGGGAGAAGTTGGCACCGGAGTCTACGGAGTCGTCGGACGTCAGGTCGATTGCCCGGACGTATTTCGCGGATGCGCCGCCCGCTCACGATTGGCTACACGTCCGTCGTGTCGAGCGACTCGCCGAACAGCTCGCCGCAGGGCGCGACGACGTCGACGACTCGGTACTCCGGTACGCGGTCTGGTTGCACGACGTCGGACGCCAGCGTGAAGACGCGGGTGCAATCGACGACCACGCCAACTGGGGCGCCCGGGAGGCCGAGTCGATCCTCGAATCTATCGGGCTCGATCGGGAGACGATCGACGCGGTCGCCCATTGCATCCGTGCGCACCGCTTCTCGAACGACGTCGAACCGCGTTCGCCGGAGGCTCGCATCCTCTGCGACGCCGACAACCTGGACGCGATCGGCGCGGTCGGGATCGCCAGGGTGTTCTCACACGGCGGTTCGAACGGGTTTCCCATGCACGGAATCGAACCGTCTACCGACGGGAACGACAAAAGCGCGGGTGCACCGTCGCGCACCCACTTCACGGAGAAGATTCTCACGCTGTCTGACCGGATGTACACCGACGCCGGGCGCGACCTCGCCGCGGAGCGCCACGCATTCTGTGAACGGTTTCTCGAACGGTTCGACCGCGAGAGCACGGGCGCAGTCTGA
- a CDS encoding AzlC family ABC transporter permease: protein MTGSSEEMAGDHDRASATDDGHASSGAGHTDVTFGWAGLRRGFTTGVPVAIGVAGYGVAFGMLADRAGLSVAEAALMSATVLAGASQMVAVELWSDPIPVATILLATVAINLRYSIMGAALEPWFRSLSPRQAYGSLFFMADENWALTMRDLAGGSGRGAFLVGSGIALWLFWIASTVVGAVAGGAIGEPARFGLDFVLAAVFVALLVDLWEGRSNLFPWAVALAVSVTAAELLPGQWYIVVGGGAAAVAEVIRHDE from the coding sequence ATGACCGGATCGTCCGAAGAGATGGCTGGTGACCACGATCGAGCGAGTGCGACCGACGACGGGCACGCGTCGAGCGGTGCGGGTCACACAGACGTGACGTTCGGCTGGGCCGGACTCAGACGAGGGTTCACGACGGGTGTTCCCGTCGCGATCGGCGTCGCCGGCTACGGTGTCGCGTTCGGGATGCTCGCCGATCGGGCCGGCCTGAGTGTCGCCGAGGCCGCGCTGATGAGCGCGACCGTCCTCGCGGGCGCCTCACAGATGGTCGCCGTCGAACTGTGGTCAGATCCGATCCCCGTGGCGACGATCCTGCTCGCGACGGTCGCGATCAACCTCCGGTACTCGATCATGGGAGCGGCGCTCGAGCCGTGGTTCCGGTCACTGTCGCCCCGACAGGCGTACGGAAGCCTGTTCTTCATGGCCGACGAGAACTGGGCGCTGACGATGCGGGACCTCGCCGGCGGAAGCGGACGCGGCGCGTTCCTCGTCGGGAGCGGAATCGCCCTCTGGCTGTTCTGGATCGCCTCGACCGTCGTCGGCGCGGTCGCCGGGGGAGCGATCGGTGAACCCGCACGGTTCGGTCTCGATTTCGTCCTCGCCGCCGTCTTCGTCGCGCTCCTCGTCGATCTCTGGGAGGGCCGCTCGAATCTCTTCCCGTGGGCCGTCGCGCTCGCCGTCTCCGTGACGGCCGCGGAACTGCTTCCCGGCCAGTGGTACATCGTCGTCGGCGGTGGTGCGGCCGCGGTCGCCGAGGTGATTCGTCACGATGAGTGA